A stretch of Gossypium hirsutum isolate 1008001.06 chromosome A06, Gossypium_hirsutum_v2.1, whole genome shotgun sequence DNA encodes these proteins:
- the LOC107963247 gene encoding uncharacterized protein, whose protein sequence is MDWYSWLSKASLDPSLVYKYGLAFSGNELQKEDLSYFNHEFLQSMGISVAKHRLEILKLARKEVREAPNSLSKLILSINKTRKCFNKYVNKLVHHENNATKPLPEPVSYSDKWREALSRRCKSDHKELKIEHPMVRTREIAKSGPLDYRGPEKLLVPPRSLKFSGPLDRKLQEKLVFSYRSPITSGPVDVAMTHRRPKVHGDINKEKAGGDLNHNTLWATLFEDMKPT, encoded by the coding sequence ATGGACTGGTATTCCTGGTTATCTAAAGCCTCCCTTGACCCGTCACTTGTCTATAAGTATGGCCTTGCCTTTTCTGGGAATGAGCTCCAAAAGGAGGACTTATCATACTTCAACCATGAGTTTCTTCAGAGTATGGGTATTTCAGTTGCCAAGCATAGGCTGGAGATTCTCAAGCTTGCTAGGAAGGAAGTTAGAGAAGCCCCTAATAGCCTGTCCAAGCTCATTTTGTCAATCAACAAAACCAGAAAGTGCTTCAATAAGTATGTCAACAAGTTGGTTCACCATGAGAATAATGCGACGAAGCCACTGCCGGAGCCGGTTTCTTATAGCGATAAGTGGAGAGAAGCATTGTCAAGGAGGTGCAAGAGTGATCACAAGGAGCTGAAGATAGAGCATCCAATGGTAAGAACCAGGGAAATAGCAAAATCTGGTCCCTTGGATTATAGAGGACCAGAGAAATTGCTGGTCCctcctaggagcttaaaattttccGGGCCCCTAGATCGGAAATTGCAGGAGAAGTTGGTGTTCAGTTATAGGAGCCCAATAACATCTGGTCCAGTTGATGTTGCAATGACACATAGGAGACCAAAAGTTCATGGTGACATCAACAAGGAAAAGGCAGGTGGGGACTTAAACCATAATACATTATGGGCAACACTGTTTGAGGACATGAAACCTACATGA